One window of the Klebsiella oxytoca genome contains the following:
- a CDS encoding cupin domain-containing protein: MFIFHKETTLEDLGNGVTRRILAHDGKMMAVEVNFEAGAIGPMHNHPHEQLTYVLSGEFEFTIGDEKHVVSAGDTLYKKPEIMHGCVCLKPGTLLDTFTPIRQDFLQQ; this comes from the coding sequence ATGTTTATTTTTCATAAAGAGACCACCCTTGAAGATCTGGGCAATGGGGTAACCCGCCGCATCCTTGCACATGATGGCAAAATGATGGCGGTTGAGGTGAATTTCGAAGCGGGCGCTATCGGTCCGATGCATAACCATCCTCACGAGCAGCTCACCTATGTCCTCTCCGGCGAATTTGAATTCACCATCGGGGATGAAAAGCACGTCGTCAGCGCCGGCGATACGCTTTATAAAAAACCGGAAATTATGCACGGCTGCGTCTGCCTGAAGCCGGGAACGCTGCTTGATACCTTTACCCCTATCCGCCAGGATTTTCTGCAACAGTAA
- a CDS encoding carbohydrate ABC transporter permease, producing MADIQQITEARDIAEREVARTLRREKISRTVRYVILLIVGLLMLYPLVWMFSASFKPNHEIFTTLSLWPAHATWDGFINGWKTGTEYNFGHYMLNTFKYVIPKVLLTIISSTIVAYGFARFEIPWKKFWFATLITTMLLPSTVLLIPQYLMFREMGMLNSYLPLYLPLAFATQGFFVFMLIQFLRGVPRDMEEAAQIDGCNSIQVLWYVVVPILKPAIISVALFQFMWSMNDFIGPLIYVYSVDKYPIALALKMSIDVTEGAPWNEILAMASISILPSIIVFFLAQRYFVQGVTSSGIKG from the coding sequence ATGGCTGATATCCAACAAATCACCGAAGCAAGGGACATCGCCGAGCGTGAAGTCGCGCGGACGCTGCGTCGTGAAAAAATCAGTCGCACAGTACGCTACGTGATCCTGCTGATTGTCGGCCTGCTGATGCTCTATCCGCTGGTCTGGATGTTCTCGGCATCGTTCAAACCGAACCACGAGATCTTCACCACCCTGAGCCTGTGGCCTGCCCACGCGACCTGGGATGGCTTTATCAACGGCTGGAAAACCGGTACCGAGTACAACTTCGGCCACTACATGCTGAACACCTTCAAGTATGTGATCCCGAAAGTACTGCTGACCATTATCTCCTCCACCATCGTGGCGTACGGCTTCGCCCGCTTCGAGATCCCGTGGAAGAAGTTCTGGTTCGCCACCCTTATCACCACCATGCTCCTGCCGAGCACCGTACTGCTGATCCCGCAGTACCTGATGTTCCGTGAAATGGGCATGCTGAACAGCTATCTGCCGCTGTACCTGCCGCTGGCCTTCGCCACCCAAGGGTTCTTCGTCTTCATGCTGATTCAGTTCCTGCGCGGCGTCCCGCGTGACATGGAAGAGGCAGCGCAAATCGACGGCTGTAACTCCATTCAGGTGCTGTGGTACGTGGTGGTACCGATTCTGAAACCGGCGATTATCTCGGTGGCGCTGTTCCAGTTCATGTGGTCCATGAACGACTTTATCGGTCCGCTGATTTACGTCTACAGCGTGGATAAATACCCCATCGCGCTGGCGCTGAAAATGTCCATCGACGTCACCGAAGGCGCTCCATGGAACGAAATTCTGGCAATGGCGAGCATCTCCATTCTGCCGTCCATCATCGTGTTCTTCCTGGCACAACGCTACTTCGTACAGGGCGTTACCAGCAGCGGAATTAAAGGTTAA
- a CDS encoding ABC transporter substrate-binding protein, which produces MKKVLLSAAISATLALTALPSMAKDVDLRMSWWGGNGRHQVTLKALEEFHKQNPDINVKAEYTGWDGHLSRLTTQIAGGTEPDVMQTNWNWLPIFSKNGEGFYDLNKMKDVIDLSQFDAKELQTTTVDGKLNGIPISVTARVFYFNDETWKKAGVEYPKTWDELLAAGKTFESKLGKQYYPVVLEHQDTLALLNSYMIQKYNQPAIDEKTKKFSYSKEQWVEFFEMYKKLVDSHVMPDTKYYASFGKSNMYEMKPWIQGEWGGTYMWNSTINKYSDNLKPPAKLELGSYPMLPGATDAGLFFKPAQMLSIGKSTKNPEAAAKVINFLLNSKEGVETLGLERGVPLSKVAVQYLTENGAIKEDDPAVSGLRLAQSLPAKLSVSPYFDDPQIVAQFGTSLQYIDYGQKTVEETAVDFQRQSDRILRRAMR; this is translated from the coding sequence ATGAAAAAAGTGCTTTTAAGCGCCGCAATCTCCGCAACTTTGGCCCTTACCGCGTTACCTTCCATGGCGAAGGACGTTGACCTGCGTATGTCATGGTGGGGCGGCAACGGCCGCCACCAGGTGACCCTCAAGGCGCTGGAAGAGTTTCATAAACAAAACCCTGATATTAACGTTAAAGCGGAATATACCGGCTGGGACGGCCACCTTTCGCGTCTGACCACGCAAATCGCCGGCGGTACCGAGCCGGACGTGATGCAAACCAACTGGAACTGGCTGCCGATCTTCTCGAAAAACGGCGAAGGCTTCTACGATCTCAACAAAATGAAGGACGTGATCGACCTGAGCCAGTTTGATGCCAAAGAGCTGCAAACCACCACGGTGGACGGCAAGCTTAACGGTATTCCGATTTCGGTCACCGCGCGCGTGTTCTACTTCAACGACGAGACGTGGAAAAAAGCCGGCGTTGAGTACCCGAAAACCTGGGACGAACTGCTGGCGGCGGGTAAAACCTTCGAGAGCAAGCTGGGTAAACAATACTACCCGGTGGTGCTGGAACATCAGGACACTCTGGCCCTGCTGAATTCATATATGATTCAGAAGTACAACCAGCCGGCTATCGACGAAAAAACGAAGAAGTTTTCTTACAGCAAAGAGCAGTGGGTCGAATTCTTCGAGATGTATAAAAAGCTGGTCGACAGCCACGTAATGCCGGACACCAAATACTATGCATCATTTGGTAAGAGCAACATGTACGAAATGAAGCCGTGGATCCAGGGTGAATGGGGCGGCACCTACATGTGGAACTCCACCATTAACAAATACTCCGACAACCTGAAGCCGCCGGCTAAGCTGGAGCTGGGCAGCTATCCAATGCTGCCGGGCGCTACCGACGCGGGTCTGTTCTTTAAACCTGCGCAGATGCTCTCCATTGGTAAATCGACTAAAAACCCGGAAGCGGCGGCGAAGGTCATCAACTTCCTGCTGAACAGCAAAGAAGGGGTTGAGACGCTGGGCCTGGAGCGCGGCGTGCCGTTGAGCAAAGTGGCGGTGCAATACCTGACCGAAAACGGCGCGATCAAAGAAGACGATCCGGCAGTATCCGGCCTGCGTCTGGCACAGTCCCTGCCGGCCAAGCTCTCCGTATCGCCATACTTCGATGACCCGCAGATCGTCGCTCAGTTCGGTACCTCTCTGCAGTACATCGACTACGGGCAGAAAACCGTGGAAGAGACGGCAGTTGACTTCCAGCGTCAGTCTGACCGCATCCTGCGCCGCGCGATGCGCTAA
- a CDS encoding glycoside hydrolase family 32 protein: MTYSISRAEQELQAKHEKLNLRWYPRYHLAARAGWINDPNGLVWFDGWYHAFYQHHPYSTQWGPMHWGHARSKDLLHWEHLPVALAPEGPEDKDGCFSGSAVVDGDTLALIYTGHKFHGDPNDEGNLYQVQCLATSLDGIRFERQGIVVDTPPGMHHFRDPKVWRAGDSWYMIVGARDGDTGQVRLYRSTDLRQWQDAGVLDEAEKEMGYMWECPDFFVLNGKHVLMFSPQGLEAKGYQNRNLFQSGYLLGDWRPGQAFVREGAFVEMDRGHDFYAPQSFLTPDGRRIVIGWLDMWESPQPEQQDGWAGMLSLPRELSLSADNRLQMRPAKEVESMRGAWFPWPVTTLKNQQTTMVENCEAMEAILHWDCANSSAEQYGLSFGDGLRVYVDAQMQRLVLERHYPQYGLCGTRSVPLTEGADLKLRVFFDSSSVEVFVNDGEACLSSRIYPDADKRELALFAWSGSAYLTEAGAWQLE, encoded by the coding sequence ATGACCTATTCAATTTCCAGAGCTGAGCAAGAGCTGCAGGCTAAACATGAAAAACTGAACCTGCGCTGGTATCCGCGCTATCACCTGGCCGCCCGCGCGGGCTGGATTAACGATCCTAATGGCCTGGTATGGTTCGACGGCTGGTACCACGCGTTTTATCAACATCATCCATACTCCACCCAGTGGGGACCAATGCACTGGGGCCACGCGCGCAGCAAGGATCTGCTGCACTGGGAGCATCTGCCGGTGGCGCTGGCCCCGGAAGGACCGGAGGATAAAGACGGCTGCTTCTCCGGCTCGGCGGTGGTCGATGGCGATACGCTGGCGCTGATTTATACCGGACATAAATTCCACGGCGATCCTAACGACGAAGGTAACCTTTATCAGGTGCAGTGTCTGGCGACCAGCCTCGACGGTATTCGCTTCGAGCGCCAGGGAATAGTGGTTGACACTCCGCCGGGTATGCATCATTTCCGCGACCCGAAAGTTTGGCGCGCAGGAGACAGCTGGTACATGATCGTCGGCGCTCGCGATGGCGATACCGGCCAGGTGCGGCTGTATCGTTCAACCGATCTACGCCAGTGGCAGGACGCCGGTGTGCTGGATGAGGCGGAAAAAGAGATGGGCTACATGTGGGAGTGCCCGGATTTCTTCGTTCTCAACGGTAAGCACGTTCTGATGTTCTCTCCGCAGGGACTGGAGGCAAAAGGCTATCAGAACCGTAACCTGTTCCAGAGCGGCTATCTGCTCGGCGACTGGCGGCCGGGGCAGGCGTTTGTGCGCGAGGGGGCGTTTGTGGAAATGGATCGCGGGCACGATTTCTATGCGCCGCAGAGCTTCCTTACTCCCGACGGCCGCCGCATCGTCATCGGCTGGCTGGATATGTGGGAATCCCCGCAGCCGGAGCAGCAGGACGGCTGGGCGGGCATGCTTTCGCTGCCGCGCGAGCTGAGCCTGAGCGCGGATAATCGGCTGCAGATGCGTCCGGCGAAGGAGGTCGAGAGCATGCGCGGCGCCTGGTTCCCGTGGCCGGTAACGACCCTGAAAAATCAGCAAACCACCATGGTAGAAAACTGTGAGGCGATGGAAGCGATCCTCCACTGGGATTGCGCAAATAGCAGCGCCGAGCAGTACGGCCTGAGCTTCGGCGATGGTCTGCGCGTTTACGTGGATGCGCAAATGCAGCGCCTGGTGCTGGAGCGTCATTATCCGCAGTATGGCCTGTGCGGCACCCGCAGCGTCCCGTTGACCGAGGGGGCCGATCTGAAGCTGAGGGTATTTTTCGATAGCTCTTCCGTCGAAGTGTTTGTTAATGATGGCGAGGCCTGTCTGAGTAGCCGTATATATCCGGATGCCGACAAACGTGAATTAGCTCTATTTGCCTGGAGCGGTTCGGCATATTTAACGGAAGCGGGAGCCTGGCAGCTGGAATAA
- a CDS encoding carbohydrate porin has protein sequence MNKIWIGCVLTSLFTPLANAQAPLSLEERLAQMEQRLKATEQRAASAEAEIRALKGQETPAAVVTAAPAKPALQLNDYGELKFYGDVEFNMDGASRTGSLTSVKTSANKNWAPGDKERWDINGRILLGVDGLRKGADGKYAGFSVQPLADINGKMNLDDAAFFFGQQDDWKIKIGRFEAYDMFPLNQDTFIEYSGNTANDLYSDGYGYIYMMKEGRGRSSSGGNFLLSKNIDNWYFEVNTLVEDGSSLFVDHNYHGNALDNRKNVVYVRPVAAWQSGAWSVAAAMESNLVNNAYGYQNQNGRWVDQSSRTGYGMTMSWNTLKTDAENGAVVNLSTAYLDAADEKDFSAGINALWRRVELGYIYAHNKIDQFNMSGVSAECDGDCAILAPGRYDIHTIHTSWQLPNIMDMPNFNIYLGAYASWLDSSAAKSGNTDERYGARVRFKYFF, from the coding sequence ATGAATAAAATCTGGATCGGGTGTGTTCTGACGTCTTTATTTACCCCTCTGGCTAATGCGCAGGCGCCGTTATCTCTTGAGGAACGGCTGGCGCAAATGGAGCAACGGCTAAAGGCGACCGAGCAGCGGGCGGCCAGCGCGGAGGCGGAAATCCGCGCGCTTAAAGGTCAGGAGACGCCAGCAGCCGTGGTGACTGCCGCACCGGCTAAACCCGCTTTACAGCTTAATGATTATGGTGAATTAAAATTCTATGGCGACGTTGAGTTTAATATGGACGGTGCCAGCCGTACCGGCAGCCTGACGTCGGTGAAAACCAGCGCCAATAAAAACTGGGCGCCGGGTGATAAAGAGCGTTGGGATATTAACGGACGTATTCTTCTGGGCGTTGATGGATTGCGTAAAGGGGCTGACGGTAAATATGCTGGATTCAGCGTGCAGCCGCTGGCGGATATAAATGGCAAAATGAATCTTGATGATGCCGCATTTTTCTTCGGCCAGCAGGATGACTGGAAAATTAAAATCGGCCGCTTCGAAGCTTATGATATGTTTCCGCTTAATCAGGATACCTTTATTGAATATTCCGGCAACACCGCCAACGATCTGTATAGCGACGGCTACGGCTATATTTACATGATGAAAGAGGGACGCGGGCGCAGCAGCAGCGGCGGCAACTTCCTGCTGAGTAAAAATATCGATAACTGGTATTTCGAAGTCAACACGCTGGTGGAGGACGGCAGCTCGCTGTTTGTGGACCACAACTATCACGGTAACGCGCTGGATAACCGTAAAAATGTGGTGTACGTGCGTCCGGTCGCGGCCTGGCAGTCTGGCGCCTGGTCAGTAGCGGCGGCAATGGAGAGCAACCTCGTTAACAATGCTTACGGTTACCAGAATCAGAACGGCCGCTGGGTCGATCAGTCCAGCCGTACCGGCTACGGGATGACAATGAGCTGGAATACGCTGAAAACCGATGCCGAAAACGGGGCGGTGGTGAATCTGAGTACCGCGTATCTGGATGCGGCGGACGAAAAGGATTTCAGCGCCGGTATCAATGCGTTATGGCGCCGTGTGGAGCTCGGCTACATCTATGCGCATAATAAAATCGACCAGTTTAATATGTCCGGCGTGAGCGCGGAGTGCGATGGCGACTGCGCGATTCTGGCGCCGGGACGCTATGACATCCACACTATTCATACTTCATGGCAGCTGCCGAATATTATGGATATGCCGAACTTTAATATTTATCTCGGCGCCTATGCGTCGTGGCTGGATTCATCGGCGGCGAAAAGCGGCAATACCGATGAACGCTACGGCGCGCGGGTAAGATTTAAATATTTCTTCTGA
- a CDS encoding ABC transporter ATP-binding protein, whose protein sequence is MAEVIFNKLEKVYSNGFKAVHGIDLKIADGEFMVIVGPSGCAKSTTLRMLAGLETISGGEVRIGEKIVNNLAPKARGIAMVFQNYALYPHMTVRENLAFGLKLSKLPKDQIEAQVNEAAKILELEELLDRLPRQLSGGQAQRVAVGRAIVKKPDVFLFDEPLSNLDAKLRASMRIRISDLHKQLKKSGKPATTVYVTHDQTEAMTMGDRICVMKLGHIMQVDTPDNLYHKPKNMFVAGFIGAPEMNIRPSQLVEQAGRLHLTVGDGLLPLNDRLQSKVDTHKNQQVFFGVRPEFVSISDEPFVEGSCPGEMVRVENMGHEFFVYLKVADYELTARVPSDEAKPMIEKGLHRTVHFKFDLNKCHIFDAKTEQNISL, encoded by the coding sequence ATGGCTGAAGTTATTTTCAACAAACTGGAAAAGGTCTACTCCAACGGCTTCAAGGCGGTACATGGTATCGATCTGAAAATCGCGGACGGCGAGTTTATGGTCATCGTTGGACCATCGGGCTGCGCCAAATCCACTACTCTGCGCATGCTGGCCGGTCTGGAAACGATCAGCGGCGGTGAAGTACGCATCGGGGAGAAAATCGTGAATAACCTCGCGCCAAAAGCGCGCGGTATCGCGATGGTGTTCCAGAACTACGCGCTCTATCCGCATATGACGGTGCGCGAAAACCTCGCCTTTGGTCTGAAGTTGAGCAAGCTGCCAAAAGATCAGATTGAAGCCCAGGTGAACGAAGCGGCGAAAATCCTTGAGCTGGAAGAGCTGCTGGACCGTCTGCCGCGTCAGCTCTCCGGCGGCCAGGCACAGCGCGTGGCGGTTGGCCGTGCGATTGTGAAGAAGCCGGACGTGTTCCTGTTCGATGAGCCGCTGTCTAACCTTGACGCCAAGCTGCGCGCCTCAATGCGTATCCGTATTTCCGACCTGCACAAGCAGTTGAAGAAATCCGGCAAACCGGCGACCACCGTTTACGTTACCCACGATCAGACCGAAGCGATGACCATGGGCGACCGCATTTGCGTGATGAAGCTGGGCCATATCATGCAGGTGGATACCCCGGACAACCTCTATCACAAGCCGAAAAATATGTTTGTAGCCGGATTTATCGGCGCGCCGGAGATGAATATTCGTCCCAGCCAGCTGGTTGAACAAGCGGGCCGCCTGCATCTGACCGTTGGCGATGGCCTGCTGCCGCTAAACGACAGACTGCAAAGCAAGGTCGATACCCATAAGAACCAGCAGGTGTTCTTTGGCGTACGCCCGGAGTTTGTCTCTATCTCTGATGAACCATTTGTTGAAGGCTCCTGCCCTGGCGAGATGGTGCGCGTAGAAAACATGGGTCATGAATTCTTCGTCTACCTGAAGGTGGCCGATTATGAACTGACCGCCCGCGTGCCTTCAGATGAAGCGAAGCCAATGATTGAGAAAGGACTTCATCGTACGGTGCATTTCAAATTCGATCTCAACAAGTGTCATATCTTTGACGCCAAAACTGAACAGAACATCTCTCTGTGA
- a CDS encoding MFS transporter has translation MMKAHHSHSYPLLSALLFFFFVTWSSSGSLLSIWLHQEVGLKAGDTGIIYAVLSVSALFAQVCYGFIQDKLGLRKNLLWYITVLLILSGPAYMLFGYLLKVNVLLGSIFGGIYIGLTFNGGIGVLESYTERVARQSQFEFGKARMWGSLGWAVATFFAGLLFNINPHLNFAVASCSGLVFFMLLARLRVSSAPHAMQEAVSGGKVTLEDALRLLTLPRFWALVFFVIGTCIYGVYDQQFPVYFSSQFPTLQEGNEMYGYLNSFQVFLEAAGMFCAPWLVNRIGAKNGLIFAGMVMAMRMVASGLVEGPLLISITKLLHAVELPVLLVSIFKYNSLNFDKRLSSTLYLVGFACTSSVIATVLSPLAGYSYEKYGFAQSYLIMGLLVFCTTFISIFLLRSTKSSSDPLVPQTSAI, from the coding sequence ATGATGAAAGCGCATCACTCTCACAGCTATCCGTTACTCAGTGCGTTACTGTTTTTCTTTTTCGTAACCTGGTCCTCTTCCGGTTCGCTGCTCTCTATCTGGCTGCACCAGGAAGTAGGTTTGAAAGCGGGGGACACCGGCATTATTTACGCGGTGCTCTCCGTCTCCGCGCTGTTTGCCCAGGTTTGCTATGGCTTTATCCAGGACAAACTGGGGCTGCGTAAAAATCTGCTCTGGTACATCACCGTACTGCTGATCCTCTCCGGGCCGGCCTACATGCTGTTTGGCTATCTGCTGAAAGTTAACGTGCTGCTCGGCAGTATTTTTGGCGGCATATATATCGGGCTGACCTTCAACGGCGGTATCGGGGTTCTGGAATCCTACACCGAGCGCGTCGCGCGCCAGAGCCAGTTTGAATTCGGCAAGGCGCGGATGTGGGGATCGCTGGGCTGGGCGGTGGCCACCTTCTTCGCCGGTTTGCTGTTCAACATTAACCCGCACTTAAACTTCGCGGTGGCCAGCTGCTCCGGATTGGTCTTTTTTATGCTACTGGCGCGACTGCGGGTCTCTTCCGCGCCGCATGCCATGCAGGAAGCGGTATCGGGCGGTAAAGTCACGCTGGAGGATGCCCTGCGCCTGCTGACCCTGCCGCGATTTTGGGCGCTGGTCTTCTTCGTCATCGGCACCTGCATCTACGGCGTTTACGACCAGCAGTTTCCGGTCTACTTCTCTTCCCAGTTCCCGACCTTACAGGAAGGCAACGAGATGTACGGCTACCTGAACTCGTTCCAGGTGTTCCTGGAGGCCGCCGGTATGTTCTGCGCGCCGTGGCTGGTTAACCGCATCGGCGCGAAAAACGGTCTCATCTTCGCCGGAATGGTGATGGCGATGCGTATGGTGGCATCCGGGCTGGTGGAAGGGCCGCTGCTTATCTCCATCACTAAGCTTCTGCACGCGGTCGAACTGCCGGTGCTGTTGGTTTCCATTTTTAAATACAACAGCCTGAACTTCGACAAGCGTCTTTCATCCACCCTGTACCTGGTGGGCTTTGCCTGCACCAGCTCGGTTATCGCTACCGTACTGTCGCCGCTGGCGGGCTATAGCTATGAGAAATACGGCTTCGCCCAGTCCTATTTGATCATGGGACTGCTGGTGTTCTGCACCACTTTTATTTCCATCTTCTTGTTGCGTTCCACAAAATCCTCTTCGGACCCGCTGGTGCCGCAAACTTCCGCTATCTGA
- a CDS encoding LacI family DNA-binding transcriptional regulator encodes MASLKDVAKLANVSLMTVSRALNSPERLKPETLARVQAAIEQTNYVPDLSAKKIRGAHATPNTIGVLALDTVTTPFSVEITLSIEETARAHGWNSFVVNMFSDDSPETIVDLLLSHRPDGIIYTTMGLRQVPLPAKLLTLPCVLANCESLHDPVASYIPDDEQGQYTAVQALLAAGYRRPLCLHLPANHLATVRRRQGLERACREAGINPDTLEHCYMAYGDEHYRDIPAMVLTHIKQQTPRFDSVICGNDRIAFMVYQTLLAHGLRIPQDVAVVGYDNMVGIGDLFLPPLSTVQLPHYEIGRLSALHIINGDSHRDTVRVTSPWLPRESL; translated from the coding sequence ATGGCATCCCTGAAAGATGTGGCAAAGCTGGCGAATGTATCGCTGATGACGGTTTCCCGGGCGTTGAATAGCCCGGAAAGGCTGAAGCCGGAGACCCTGGCTCGCGTCCAGGCCGCTATCGAACAGACCAATTACGTCCCCGATCTGTCGGCGAAAAAAATCCGCGGCGCTCACGCCACGCCAAATACCATTGGAGTGCTGGCGCTGGATACCGTCACCACGCCCTTCTCGGTGGAGATTACGCTCTCCATTGAAGAAACCGCGCGGGCGCACGGCTGGAACAGCTTCGTGGTGAACATGTTCTCTGACGATAGCCCGGAAACCATTGTCGACCTGCTGCTCTCCCACCGTCCTGACGGAATTATCTACACCACCATGGGTTTGCGACAGGTGCCGCTCCCGGCCAAGCTGTTAACCCTTCCCTGCGTACTGGCTAACTGTGAAAGCCTGCACGATCCGGTGGCCAGCTATATCCCTGATGACGAGCAGGGCCAGTATACGGCGGTACAGGCGCTGCTGGCCGCGGGCTACCGTCGCCCACTGTGCCTGCATCTCCCGGCCAATCATCTGGCCACCGTCCGCCGCCGTCAGGGGCTGGAGCGCGCCTGCCGCGAAGCGGGTATTAACCCGGATACCCTCGAGCACTGCTATATGGCGTACGGCGACGAACACTATCGCGATATTCCCGCTATGGTGCTGACGCATATCAAGCAGCAAACGCCGCGGTTCGACTCGGTGATTTGCGGCAACGACCGCATCGCGTTTATGGTTTATCAGACGCTGCTGGCGCACGGGTTGCGCATCCCGCAGGATGTGGCGGTCGTGGGCTATGACAATATGGTGGGGATTGGCGATCTGTTTTTACCACCGCTTTCAACGGTACAGCTGCCGCACTATGAAATCGGGCGCCTGAGCGCCCTGCATATTATTAACGGCGACAGCCATCGGGATACGGTACGGGTCACCAGCCCGTGGCTGCCGCGCGAGTCGTTATAA
- a CDS encoding oligogalacturonate lyase family protein: MKGKIIPLKFLHTQDSETGHQVIRMTPPHVICHRNYFYQKCFTRDGSKLIFGGAFEGHWNYYFLDIAAQQAIQLTDGPGDNTFGGFLSADDRALWYVKNNQQLRRVDLASLEEQVVYQVDDEWVAYGTWVANSDDSQLVGIEIKKSDWQPLTDWGKFRAFYFTEPECRLINIDLHSGERRVVLQEKRWLGHPIYRPFDDSTIAFCHEGPRDAIDARMWLINADGSNMRKVRQHQPGESFTHEFWVPDGSALYYVAHQENDPHRYLYSADPATLENRQLMAIPPCSHLMSNHDGSLVVGDGAPHNTGDISLNDPFIWLFDIAAGRQTAVCRHDSTWKVIEGERQATHPHPSFSPDNRWVLFTSDKEGMPALYLAEV; this comes from the coding sequence ATGAAAGGCAAAATCATCCCGCTGAAGTTTCTGCATACGCAGGACAGCGAAACCGGTCACCAGGTGATCCGGATGACGCCACCGCATGTTATCTGCCATCGCAACTATTTCTATCAAAAATGCTTTACCCGGGATGGCAGCAAGCTTATTTTCGGCGGCGCGTTTGAAGGCCACTGGAACTACTATTTTCTCGATATCGCCGCCCAGCAGGCTATCCAACTCACCGACGGGCCGGGCGATAATACCTTTGGCGGTTTCCTTTCCGCCGACGATCGGGCGCTGTGGTATGTGAAAAACAACCAGCAGCTGCGCCGTGTGGATCTGGCCTCGCTGGAGGAGCAGGTCGTATATCAGGTGGATGATGAATGGGTGGCCTACGGGACCTGGGTCGCCAACAGCGATGACAGCCAGCTGGTGGGCATCGAAATCAAAAAAAGCGACTGGCAGCCGCTGACCGACTGGGGCAAGTTCCGCGCATTCTACTTCACCGAGCCGGAGTGCCGGCTGATTAATATCGACCTGCACAGCGGCGAACGGCGCGTGGTATTGCAGGAAAAACGCTGGCTCGGCCACCCGATTTACCGCCCGTTTGATGACAGCACCATCGCCTTCTGCCATGAAGGCCCGCGCGATGCTATCGATGCCAGAATGTGGCTTATCAACGCAGACGGCAGCAATATGCGCAAGGTTCGCCAGCACCAGCCGGGAGAAAGCTTTACGCACGAGTTCTGGGTACCGGATGGCTCCGCGCTTTACTACGTCGCACATCAGGAAAACGATCCGCATCGTTATCTGTACTCTGCCGACCCGGCAACGCTGGAAAATCGCCAGCTGATGGCGATTCCTCCCTGTTCACATTTGATGAGCAATCACGACGGTTCCCTGGTCGTCGGCGACGGCGCGCCGCATAATACCGGCGATATTAGCCTGAACGATCCGTTTATTTGGCTGTTTGATATTGCCGCCGGCAGGCAGACCGCGGTGTGCCGCCATGACTCGACGTGGAAAGTGATTGAAGGCGAGCGCCAGGCGACGCATCCTCATCCCTCTTTTTCACCGGATAACCGCTGGGTGCTGTTTACCTCCGATAAAGAGGGTATGCCGGCGCTGTATCTGGCGGAAGTGTAG
- a CDS encoding carbohydrate ABC transporter permease gives MNENKMLGLAWISPYIIGLIVFTAFPFVSSFFLSFTEYDLMSPPVFNGIENYRYMLTEDGLFWKSMGVTFAYVFLTIPLKLAFALGIAFVLNFKLRGIGFFRTAYYIPSILGSSVAIAVLWRALFAIDGLLNSFIGVLGFDPVNWLGEPSLALMSVTLLRVWQFGSAMVIFLAALQNVPQSQYEAAMIDGASKWQMFMKVTVPLITPVIFFNFIMQTTQAFQEFTGPYVITGGGPTYSTYLFSLYIYDTAFKYFDMGYGAALAWVLFLVVAVFAAIAFKSSKYWVFYSADKGGKNG, from the coding sequence ATGAATGAAAACAAAATGCTGGGATTGGCATGGATATCGCCCTACATCATAGGGTTGATAGTCTTTACCGCCTTTCCCTTTGTTTCATCTTTCTTCCTCAGTTTCACTGAGTACGATTTGATGAGCCCACCGGTGTTTAACGGCATCGAAAACTATCGCTACATGCTGACCGAAGATGGCCTCTTCTGGAAATCCATGGGCGTAACTTTCGCGTATGTCTTTTTAACCATTCCGTTAAAACTGGCTTTCGCACTGGGGATTGCTTTTGTCCTCAACTTTAAGCTGCGCGGCATCGGTTTTTTCCGTACCGCCTACTACATTCCCTCAATTCTCGGTAGCTCCGTAGCAATTGCCGTTCTGTGGCGTGCGCTGTTTGCTATCGACGGTCTGCTGAATAGCTTTATCGGCGTGCTCGGCTTCGACCCGGTCAACTGGCTCGGCGAGCCTTCTCTGGCGCTGATGTCCGTTACCCTGCTGCGCGTATGGCAGTTCGGTTCTGCGATGGTCATTTTCCTCGCGGCGCTGCAGAACGTTCCGCAATCACAATATGAAGCAGCGATGATTGATGGCGCTTCGAAATGGCAGATGTTTATGAAGGTGACGGTGCCGCTGATCACACCGGTTATTTTCTTCAACTTCATCATGCAGACCACCCAGGCTTTCCAGGAGTTCACCGGTCCATACGTCATTACCGGCGGCGGCCCAACCTACTCCACCTATTTGTTCTCGCTTTATATCTACGACACCGCATTTAAATACTTCGATATGGGTTACGGCGCGGCGCTGGCGTGGGTGCTGTTCCTGGTGGTCGCGGTGTTTGCCGCCATTGCGTTTAAGTCTTCAAAATATTGGGTGTTCTACTCCGCGGATAAGGGAGGCAAAAATGGCTGA